Proteins co-encoded in one Acidobacteriota bacterium genomic window:
- a CDS encoding response regulator, with amino-acid sequence MRLDFDTSSTAFPLVENEVHENAFSASSWDFDSLLKKGIAAAQSGDRDHARKLLSQATALNPASEDAWMWLASISDYPEELLAFLNRVLEINPANEKAAEWRSATNSLLAKTFVQRALAARNDGSMALASQCLEQALAHDENCEPAWFWKAALAASDDQKLEFYDRTLALNPENTDAAEAVEKINFSRTVARLEEASAFVAAGETEKAAELLEPLFNHESPEIRENAWLIMADTAGTDDEKVEFLNKVLEVNPANQHAQDTITAIKRSRSKAAFDEARSAAATGDRQKALDILDNFVKDVPDSGDAWLLKSHLSVSLDEKVEALEKALEIDPENAAARSGLAFLSLTFGSAPEQKEEVKTEAPEELVAAPVEETAASEEVFAPEPVETVQEEPVFAMEAPAMPAAESEAFVDGSVEESRPTQALDAAVEFAYRQTEETFKIEEPQPVVDTQVDAASMFEPEAAPAAEEDTHETVAFSSEPTEVMEFTAPPEPHRSVEEMFGPVVEDADPSTETMDSLAPFVQEALNPDPFISEAPVSHFDRMFEEPAPVESPAFFEEVFGSVEQVAPAANACPFCFSPNDAQAFECVSCNATLTLSDLEKLLAGTNANREIVQNAVTSMEAEWNMREFSEAEFTALAIGHFNLGNSDAGFRYLQEACRLNPNNVILSGQVNTIAIRMEEMRRQSESHLAMPKGKKILVVDDSPTVRKLISGKLEKSGHLVVCAVDGVDALAKLDEGMPDLVLLDITMPRMDGYEVCKQIRANPAGKNLPVVMISGKDGFFDKVRGRMAGTSGYVTKPFGPETLMKALETYLLPDEVEVS; translated from the coding sequence ATGAGATTAGATTTCGACACTAGTTCCACCGCTTTTCCGCTTGTTGAAAATGAAGTCCACGAAAACGCCTTTTCGGCCAGCTCGTGGGACTTTGACTCGCTGCTAAAAAAGGGCATCGCTGCCGCACAAAGCGGTGACCGCGACCATGCTCGAAAGTTGCTCTCACAAGCGACTGCTCTCAACCCCGCAAGCGAGGACGCCTGGATGTGGCTCGCTTCGATCAGCGATTATCCTGAGGAGCTTCTCGCATTCCTCAATCGCGTTCTAGAGATCAATCCGGCAAACGAGAAGGCAGCGGAATGGCGTTCGGCAACGAACTCTTTGCTGGCGAAAACCTTCGTTCAGCGTGCTCTCGCCGCCCGGAACGATGGTTCAATGGCACTCGCGTCACAGTGCCTCGAACAGGCACTGGCCCACGATGAAAACTGCGAGCCCGCATGGTTCTGGAAAGCCGCTCTCGCGGCTTCAGATGATCAGAAGCTCGAATTTTATGATCGGACCCTAGCCCTCAATCCTGAGAACACCGACGCAGCCGAAGCCGTCGAGAAGATCAATTTTTCCCGTACCGTCGCCAGACTTGAGGAAGCAAGTGCGTTTGTCGCCGCCGGCGAAACCGAAAAGGCGGCAGAACTGCTCGAACCTTTGTTCAACCACGAATCCCCGGAGATCCGCGAGAACGCATGGTTGATCATGGCGGATACCGCCGGCACTGACGACGAGAAAGTCGAATTTCTCAATAAAGTCCTCGAGGTCAACCCCGCAAATCAGCACGCACAGGATACGATCACCGCGATCAAACGCTCGCGTTCGAAGGCTGCCTTCGACGAAGCAAGATCCGCCGCCGCAACCGGTGACCGACAGAAGGCACTGGATATCCTCGATAATTTTGTAAAAGATGTTCCCGATTCGGGCGACGCCTGGCTGCTCAAATCGCACCTTTCGGTCTCGCTCGACGAAAAGGTCGAAGCTCTCGAAAAAGCTCTCGAAATAGATCCTGAGAATGCCGCCGCCCGCTCCGGCCTCGCGTTTCTCTCCCTGACATTTGGCTCGGCCCCCGAACAGAAGGAAGAAGTAAAGACCGAAGCCCCTGAAGAACTTGTTGCCGCACCGGTCGAAGAAACTGCTGCATCGGAAGAAGTGTTCGCGCCGGAACCGGTCGAAACAGTTCAGGAAGAGCCGGTTTTTGCGATGGAAGCTCCCGCAATGCCGGCCGCCGAATCGGAAGCTTTCGTTGACGGATCGGTCGAAGAATCGCGTCCGACGCAAGCTCTCGACGCCGCCGTCGAATTCGCATACCGCCAGACGGAAGAGACATTCAAGATCGAAGAACCGCAACCCGTCGTCGACACTCAGGTCGATGCCGCCTCGATGTTCGAACCTGAAGCCGCTCCTGCGGCCGAGGAAGATACACACGAAACTGTCGCATTCAGCAGCGAACCTACCGAAGTGATGGAATTCACGGCACCGCCTGAACCGCATCGCTCGGTCGAGGAAATGTTCGGCCCGGTCGTCGAAGATGCAGATCCAAGCACCGAGACGATGGACAGCCTCGCTCCGTTTGTTCAGGAAGCTTTGAACCCGGATCCGTTTATCTCAGAAGCACCGGTTTCGCACTTTGATCGGATGTTCGAAGAACCCGCACCAGTTGAATCTCCTGCATTTTTTGAAGAAGTTTTTGGATCTGTTGAACAGGTCGCTCCGGCTGCGAACGCCTGCCCATTCTGCTTTTCGCCGAATGATGCTCAGGCTTTTGAGTGCGTTTCGTGCAATGCGACCCTCACGCTCTCTGACCTCGAAAAGCTCCTCGCCGGCACCAACGCAAACCGTGAAATCGTCCAGAATGCCGTCACCTCTATGGAGGCAGAATGGAACATGCGCGAATTTTCCGAAGCGGAATTTACCGCTCTCGCGATCGGCCATTTCAATCTCGGGAACAGCGACGCCGGATTCAGGTATCTGCAGGAAGCGTGCAGGCTCAACCCGAATAACGTAATTCTCTCGGGCCAGGTCAACACCATCGCTATCCGCATGGAAGAGATGCGCCGCCAGTCAGAATCCCACCTGGCAATGCCGAAAGGCAAAAAGATACTGGTCGTTGACGACAGCCCGACCGTCCGCAAATTGATCTCCGGCAAGCTTGAAAAATCAGGCCATCTCGTCGTCTGTGCCGTTGACGGCGTCGATGCACTCGCCAAGCTTGATGAAGGAATGCCGGACCTCGTTCTGCTCGATATCACAATGCCGCGTATGGACGGTTACGAGGTCTGCAAACAGATTCGTGCAAATCCGGCCGGAAAAAATCTTCCCGTTGTGATGATCTCAGGCAAGGACGGTTTCTTTGACAAGGTCCGCGGCCGCATGGCCGGAACCAGCGGTTACGTCACGAAGCCATTCGGCCCGGAAACTCTCATGAAAGCACTCGAAACCTATCTGCTTCCAGACGAAGTCGAGGTTAGCTAG
- a CDS encoding FAD-dependent oxidoreductase, giving the protein MAVNRLLDPVSPGRDTPPMPECDKYWRFPLTKIRNIFDPMTNIIPDYDVIIIGGGPAGLSAALWCSDLGMRAVLLEKEEEFGGQLLRTFNLIRNYPGIEESTGQEIRDSFLSQVVHGKVERRTGVAISRVDLASKTIWMENGASLTSNAIIIATGVRRRKLGVAGEDEFVGRGILDSGVRNRETVAGKDVVIVGGGDAALENAIILGENARTVTLVHRSNEFRARPHFIETASHMQNVTFRLNTRITSICGNTNVSAVELFDTATAESSVMAADAVLIRVGVMPNTDLFQDQIELDQNGYIKVDAACSTNIEGVFVVGDVANPVAPTIVSAAGMGATAAKNAEILAKRLTDAAAIKERSM; this is encoded by the coding sequence ATGGCTGTAAACAGGCTGCTGGATCCTGTCTCGCCCGGCCGCGATACGCCGCCGATGCCTGAATGTGACAAATATTGGCGCTTCCCGTTGACAAAAATTCGTAACATTTTCGATCCGATGACAAATATCATTCCCGACTACGACGTGATAATTATCGGCGGCGGCCCAGCGGGTTTGTCGGCAGCTCTTTGGTGCTCTGATCTGGGAATGAGAGCTGTATTGCTCGAAAAAGAAGAAGAGTTTGGCGGCCAATTATTGCGGACCTTCAATCTGATAAGAAACTATCCCGGAATAGAGGAGTCGACCGGACAGGAGATCCGCGATAGCTTCCTTTCTCAGGTCGTGCACGGTAAGGTCGAACGCCGCACCGGCGTAGCGATCAGCCGCGTTGACCTCGCGTCAAAGACGATCTGGATGGAAAATGGCGCGAGCCTGACTTCGAACGCGATCATTATCGCTACCGGAGTCCGCAGGCGAAAATTGGGAGTGGCGGGCGAGGATGAATTCGTTGGGCGCGGGATCCTTGATTCCGGAGTAAGGAATCGGGAAACTGTTGCCGGGAAGGACGTTGTAATTGTTGGCGGCGGCGATGCTGCTCTTGAGAATGCGATCATTCTCGGAGAAAATGCGAGAACCGTTACGCTTGTCCACAGGAGCAATGAATTTCGAGCTCGGCCCCACTTCATCGAGACTGCCTCGCATATGCAGAATGTGACTTTCAGGCTGAATACCCGCATCACATCGATATGTGGGAACACTAATGTCAGCGCAGTCGAGTTATTCGATACAGCAACGGCTGAAAGCTCTGTTATGGCGGCGGATGCGGTTTTGATCAGGGTGGGTGTCATGCCAAATACCGACCTTTTTCAGGACCAGATCGAGCTTGATCAAAACGGCTATATAAAAGTCGACGCCGCATGCTCGACGAATATTGAAGGCGTTTTTGTGGTGGGTGATGTTGCAAATCCGGTCGCACCCACGATCGTCTCGGCCGCCGGGATGGGGGCGACTGCCGCCAAAAACGCAGAGATACTAGCAAAGCGGCTTACCGACGCCGCGGCGATCAAAGAACGATCAATGTGA
- a CDS encoding TonB-dependent receptor: protein MKNRNLMVSFLTSALMIVLFTASALAQVGTSTVTGSITDPQGRAVAGATVKLIGAQGGSGRSAVSNDAGVYTFPSTAPGMYKIEVEMTGFKKATVANFKAAVDSSSTINVVLEIGQVTETVMVDAGGLESIVNVADASLGNTFVSRQIEQLPLQGRNVANLLSLQAGVTPDGSVTGGRSDQANITLDGIDVNNQQNASAFSPVLRVNPDSVDEFRVTTSNPDASKGRSSGAQISLITKSGSNKFTGALYEYHRNTATSANDWFNNAAGSFVATDPDVISGRAAVGDPKIPRPKLIRNLFGGRLGGPIVKDKLFFFYNYEGMREAKGTSVSRTVPLASLGAGQIQFVDNTGQSWTIGTAAINTFTINNVAMVDVNPLVPTLFSTVSARYRANDNTLGDGRNSGGFRFNASTPVEQNAHTARIDWNVTRDQKHVISLRGNYQQDITGAAPYFPDTPATNTWSHPMGFAASHTWLLSSNLTNRFSYGQTRIAFSNQGDSNDPAISFRYIFQPSGFVRTFNRTNPTTNITDDITWIKGNHTWQFGTNIRLIKNTRVDFSKAFDNGQTNPSAYASNAARTAINQYITAQTGATRSVASAWDVPTQGALVALIGRLSGYGANFNFKTDGSLVGANTGIKREFKTEEYDFYVQDSWKFRPNVTFTMGLRYGLSVPVYETQGYETVPSIQLSTYLENARLAMNIGGNYREPLSVRLAGKVNGKDSIYPMDKDNFQPRLSVAWSPDFKSGFLGKLFGKESESVFRAGFSITNDYFGQQLATNWDGSNTLGFSSASSINVNTFNLTTNPAPLYTGPSMSIRTLPNIITPANLSFPQTAPFRNPGAGKIETSLDQDLQSPINYSWNISYGRKLPGNIWMDAAYVGRLARNLLAGRDVMMLRDIRDPISGVSFNEAGTILDRQLQAGAAASTVASIPFYDNMWAPGTLRNYFGCPTGTPATCTNTQAVYGLQPNAGDWTYTMQLLDQASGSRYFFQGQYDSLSAFGTVGTSDYHGATLTFRQRLSAGVTWDFNYTFAKSLDDSSGLQTGGLFGSTFILNAFRLRDQRAPSDFDLKHVANFNGIWDIPIGKGRKFGSGMNKVLNALVGGWQMSGIFRYDSGYPVVDGWYDSTGWQTNWNIRSYNTQLRPVATGTYYGAKASSCTTGCTLPNLFADPNAAYAAFRTPHPGETGTRNGVRYPGSFNIDAGLAKSFDMPYREGHKLTFRWDVFNVTNTPFFDGQAATTIGYTGSAATASFGRYTDMRNSPRIMQFALRYDF, encoded by the coding sequence ATGAAAAATAGGAACCTGATGGTTAGTTTTTTAACATCAGCTCTGATGATCGTACTTTTTACTGCGTCTGCCTTGGCGCAAGTAGGTACATCGACCGTAACCGGTAGCATCACCGATCCGCAGGGCCGGGCCGTAGCCGGCGCGACGGTAAAACTAATTGGTGCTCAAGGTGGCTCTGGACGTTCAGCGGTCTCAAACGATGCTGGCGTTTACACATTCCCGTCGACCGCACCCGGAATGTATAAGATCGAGGTCGAGATGACCGGCTTCAAAAAAGCTACGGTCGCGAATTTCAAAGCGGCGGTCGACAGCTCGAGCACGATCAACGTCGTCCTCGAGATCGGCCAGGTCACGGAGACCGTTATGGTTGACGCCGGCGGACTGGAAAGTATCGTCAACGTCGCTGACGCCAGTCTCGGTAATACCTTCGTTTCACGTCAGATCGAACAGCTTCCGCTGCAGGGACGAAACGTCGCTAACCTTTTGAGCCTTCAGGCCGGTGTTACACCGGACGGCTCGGTTACGGGCGGACGCTCTGACCAGGCGAATATAACACTTGACGGTATCGACGTTAACAACCAACAAAATGCTTCGGCTTTCTCGCCGGTTCTGCGTGTCAACCCTGACTCGGTCGACGAGTTTCGCGTTACGACATCGAATCCTGACGCCAGCAAAGGCCGTTCATCGGGTGCCCAGATCTCGCTGATCACGAAGAGCGGTTCAAACAAATTCACCGGAGCACTCTACGAATATCATCGTAACACCGCGACGAGTGCTAATGATTGGTTCAACAACGCAGCCGGCAGTTTTGTCGCGACTGATCCTGACGTGATATCGGGACGTGCGGCAGTGGGCGATCCAAAGATCCCTCGGCCAAAACTGATCCGCAATCTTTTTGGCGGACGTCTCGGCGGCCCTATCGTTAAGGACAAACTTTTCTTTTTCTACAACTACGAAGGAATGCGCGAAGCAAAGGGAACCTCGGTTTCCCGCACCGTCCCGCTCGCAAGCCTCGGAGCCGGGCAGATCCAGTTCGTCGATAATACCGGCCAATCCTGGACCATCGGAACCGCGGCGATAAATACCTTCACGATCAACAACGTCGCGATGGTTGACGTCAACCCGCTTGTTCCAACGCTTTTCTCGACGGTTTCGGCTCGATATCGAGCTAATGACAACACGCTCGGCGATGGCCGTAACAGTGGTGGTTTCCGATTCAACGCTTCGACGCCAGTTGAGCAAAATGCTCACACCGCACGTATCGACTGGAATGTGACCCGAGATCAGAAGCATGTGATCTCGCTCCGCGGCAACTATCAGCAGGATATCACCGGTGCCGCTCCGTATTTTCCTGATACGCCGGCGACCAATACATGGAGCCACCCGATGGGTTTTGCGGCATCGCACACATGGCTGCTGAGCAGCAATCTGACCAACCGCTTCAGCTATGGCCAGACGCGTATCGCATTCAGCAACCAGGGCGACTCGAATGATCCGGCGATCTCGTTCCGTTATATCTTTCAGCCGAGCGGGTTTGTCCGTACATTCAACCGCACCAATCCGACTACGAATATCACCGACGATATTACCTGGATCAAAGGTAACCATACGTGGCAGTTCGGTACCAACATTCGTCTGATCAAGAACACTCGAGTTGATTTTTCCAAAGCGTTCGACAACGGCCAGACAAACCCGAGTGCGTACGCGAGCAATGCTGCCAGAACAGCGATCAACCAGTACATTACCGCCCAGACGGGAGCAACCAGAAGCGTTGCTTCGGCATGGGACGTTCCAACACAGGGAGCTTTGGTTGCGCTTATTGGTCGCTTGAGCGGTTACGGCGCAAACTTTAATTTCAAGACCGACGGTTCGCTCGTTGGTGCAAACACAGGTATTAAACGCGAATTCAAGACAGAAGAATATGATTTCTATGTTCAGGATTCATGGAAGTTCCGTCCGAACGTAACATTCACCATGGGCTTGCGATACGGCCTCAGCGTTCCGGTTTACGAGACTCAGGGCTACGAGACCGTTCCGAGCATCCAATTGTCGACGTATCTTGAAAATGCGAGGTTAGCGATGAACATTGGCGGCAACTACAGAGAGCCGCTTTCCGTTCGTCTCGCCGGCAAGGTCAACGGCAAGGACAGTATCTACCCGATGGATAAAGATAACTTCCAGCCGCGTCTTTCGGTCGCATGGTCGCCGGATTTTAAGTCCGGATTTTTGGGTAAGCTTTTCGGCAAGGAATCAGAATCGGTCTTTCGTGCTGGTTTTTCGATCACCAATGATTATTTCGGCCAGCAGCTCGCGACCAATTGGGACGGATCCAACACACTGGGATTCTCGTCTGCATCGAGTATCAATGTTAACACCTTTAATCTGACGACCAATCCGGCACCGCTTTACACGGGCCCAAGCATGTCGATCAGAACACTGCCGAACATCATCACACCGGCAAATCTGAGCTTCCCGCAGACGGCACCATTCCGAAATCCGGGAGCTGGCAAGATCGAGACTTCGCTTGACCAGGACCTGCAGTCGCCGATCAACTATTCGTGGAACATCAGCTATGGCCGCAAACTTCCTGGCAATATCTGGATGGATGCCGCGTACGTCGGACGTCTCGCACGCAACCTTTTGGCTGGACGCGACGTGATGATGCTTCGTGATATCCGTGACCCGATTTCCGGCGTCAGCTTTAACGAGGCAGGGACGATCCTTGATCGCCAGCTTCAGGCTGGTGCGGCCGCATCGACCGTTGCATCGATCCCGTTCTACGACAATATGTGGGCTCCGGGCACGCTCCGGAACTACTTTGGGTGCCCGACTGGTACACCAGCAACTTGTACCAACACTCAAGCCGTTTACGGCCTGCAGCCGAATGCGGGTGACTGGACCTACACGATGCAGCTGCTCGATCAGGCGTCTGGTTCGCGCTACTTCTTCCAGGGCCAATATGACTCACTGTCAGCATTTGGAACGGTCGGTACCTCTGACTATCACGGTGCGACACTCACATTCCGTCAGCGTCTTTCGGCCGGCGTAACGTGGGACTTTAACTATACGTTTGCCAAATCGCTCGATGATTCGTCAGGCCTTCAGACCGGCGGCTTGTTCGGTTCGACCTTTATCTTGAATGCTTTCAGGCTTAGAGATCAGCGTGCGCCGTCCGATTTTGACCTCAAGCACGTTGCTAACTTCAACGGTATTTGGGACATCCCGATCGGCAAGGGCCGCAAGTTCGGCTCTGGCATGAACAAGGTGCTCAACGCACTGGTCGGCGGCTGGCAGATGAGTGGAATTTTCCGTTACGATTCGGGCTATCCGGTGGTTGACGGCTGGTACGATTCGACCGGCTGGCAGACGAACTGGAACATCCGCAGCTACAACACGCAGCTTCGTCCGGTTGCGACTGGAACGTATTATGGCGCTAAGGCTTCATCATGCACGACCGGTTGCACGCTGCCCAACCTGTTCGCAGATCCGAACGCTGCGTACGCTGCGTTCCGCACGCCGCATCCGGGCGAAACGGGAACCCGAAACGGTGTTCGCTATCCCGGATCGTTCAACATCGATGCGGGTCTCGCAAAGTCCTTTGACATGCCTTATCGCGAAGGCCACAAGCTGACGTTTCGCTGGGATGTCTTCAACGTAACGAACACGCCGTTCTTCGACGGCCAGGCAGCGACGACGATCGGCTATACCGGATCTGCCGCCACCGCATCGTTCGGCCGTTACACCGATATGCGTAATTCGCCAAGGATCATGCAGTTCGCCCTTCGCTACGATTTCTAG
- a CDS encoding tetratricopeptide repeat protein, which produces MRRTILAAVFAASALLTLNVGANAQTDELRAATGLPMKIGQSAVFGQITLKKFSANEPKPTLNVILLEGGSQLERVQPNDAGWYKFEKFPRGSATLIVELNNNEIARMVVTIGASRLIRQDFELDWAEAKRLGLTGVVSAKDSYQRNAEAAKAFDMAMKHIKEKNLDKATSELKEIIAKDPKDYVAWTELGTIYFKKDNLNDAEACYFRAIEQKKDYVVALLNLGKLYISQKKADDAVLVLSNAVKDNADSADVQQYLGEAYLLAKKGSLAVSHLNEAIKLAPMEKAEVHLRLAALYDGAKLKDRASAEYKAFLAKKPDYPEKAQLEKYIAENPPK; this is translated from the coding sequence ATGAGACGTACGATCTTAGCCGCGGTTTTTGCGGCATCGGCATTATTGACCTTGAACGTTGGCGCCAACGCCCAGACGGATGAGCTTCGAGCGGCGACCGGCCTGCCGATGAAGATCGGACAATCGGCGGTTTTTGGCCAGATCACGTTAAAGAAATTCTCCGCAAATGAGCCGAAGCCGACGCTGAACGTCATTCTTCTTGAAGGTGGTTCTCAGCTCGAACGCGTGCAGCCGAACGATGCCGGCTGGTACAAATTCGAAAAATTCCCTCGCGGATCGGCGACGCTGATCGTCGAACTGAATAACAATGAGATAGCCCGAATGGTCGTGACGATCGGGGCAAGCCGGCTGATCAGGCAGGATTTTGAGCTGGATTGGGCCGAGGCAAAACGGCTGGGTTTGACCGGTGTCGTCTCCGCAAAGGACTCATACCAGCGAAACGCCGAGGCGGCGAAAGCTTTCGATATGGCAATGAAGCACATCAAGGAGAAGAACCTGGATAAAGCCACATCGGAACTGAAGGAGATCATAGCCAAAGACCCTAAGGACTATGTAGCCTGGACCGAGCTCGGGACCATTTATTTCAAGAAAGACAATCTCAACGACGCCGAGGCGTGTTATTTCAGGGCTATCGAGCAGAAGAAAGATTACGTCGTGGCGCTACTTAACCTCGGCAAACTCTACATCTCTCAAAAGAAGGCTGATGATGCCGTACTGGTACTCTCAAATGCGGTCAAGGACAATGCGGACTCGGCCGACGTTCAGCAGTACCTCGGCGAAGCGTATCTGCTGGCCAAGAAAGGCTCGCTCGCCGTCAGTCACCTTAACGAAGCTATCAAGCTCGCTCCGATGGAAAAGGCAGAGGTTCACCTTCGCCTCGCGGCCCTTTATGATGGGGCGAAGTTGAAGGACAGAGCGTCCGCTGAATACAAGGCGTTCCTGGCAAAGAAGCCGGACTACCCGGAAAAAGCACAGCTCGAGAAATACATCGCTGAGAATCCGCCAAAATAG
- a CDS encoding NADH-quinone oxidoreductase subunit N: MNTFFLADLLTPNVSISIILPELIVALAGIVVMLYDSFFPKQRTVSGVISLLGLAAAGVVLATMWGGDSPASGWNGMIAHDNLRLAFSFVFLFVSAMTVLISTVWVEREDVPVGEYHCLLLFATFGMMMMSAGNDLVIIFLGLETLSIATYVMAGLRKSDLKSNESAMKYFILGSFASAFLLYGMALIYGATGQTNLTQIALKIADPNFPGLLLVGGAMMIIGFGFKIAMAPFHVWTPDVYEGAPTPITGFMAAGPKAAAFASFLRVFVLGLPLIAGAQASGYLHETWITALSVLAMATIIVGNVSAIMQDNVKRILAYSSIAHAGYALVGFIGAGLAKTTQARDEAIAAVAFYLLTYAVTNLGAFTIVTLLAQKNDRRTDVEDYNGIGFKSPVLAFSLSLFMLSLFGLPLTAGFMGKILVFRPALEAGNPLVTTLVVVAVIGSAISAYYYLRLIVVMFFRERTTQWIEPKMSAPLTAALVIAILGVFYLGIFSDGLIQKFAKSPSGAVIAADR, translated from the coding sequence ATGAACACGTTCTTTCTTGCAGACCTATTAACACCGAACGTCAGCATCTCGATCATTCTCCCTGAGCTGATCGTTGCTCTCGCCGGTATTGTCGTAATGCTTTACGACAGCTTCTTTCCAAAACAGCGAACTGTTTCAGGAGTGATCTCCCTGCTCGGCCTCGCCGCTGCCGGCGTTGTGCTGGCGACGATGTGGGGCGGCGATTCGCCCGCATCCGGCTGGAACGGCATGATCGCCCACGACAATCTGCGGCTTGCGTTCTCGTTCGTGTTTCTTTTTGTTTCTGCAATGACCGTGCTCATCTCAACGGTTTGGGTCGAGCGTGAAGATGTCCCGGTCGGTGAATACCATTGTCTGCTCCTGTTCGCGACATTCGGAATGATGATGATGTCGGCTGGCAATGATCTTGTGATCATTTTCCTCGGCCTCGAAACGCTTTCGATCGCGACTTATGTAATGGCTGGCCTTAGAAAGAGCGATCTCAAATCGAACGAATCCGCGATGAAATACTTCATCCTCGGCTCGTTCGCATCAGCATTCCTGCTCTACGGAATGGCCCTGATCTACGGAGCAACCGGCCAGACGAATCTGACCCAGATCGCGTTAAAGATAGCTGATCCTAACTTCCCCGGCCTGCTTCTGGTTGGCGGAGCAATGATGATCATCGGCTTCGGATTTAAGATCGCAATGGCTCCTTTCCATGTATGGACACCGGACGTTTACGAGGGAGCTCCAACGCCGATCACCGGCTTTATGGCCGCAGGCCCTAAGGCCGCAGCGTTTGCCTCATTCCTGCGAGTATTTGTTCTTGGCCTGCCTCTCATCGCGGGAGCTCAGGCTTCCGGCTACCTGCACGAAACCTGGATCACGGCGCTTTCAGTACTGGCAATGGCAACAATTATTGTCGGCAACGTATCAGCGATAATGCAGGATAACGTGAAGAGAATTCTCGCGTATTCATCGATCGCCCACGCCGGTTATGCCCTCGTCGGTTTTATCGGAGCGGGACTGGCCAAAACCACCCAAGCCCGTGACGAAGCCATCGCGGCCGTCGCGTTTTACCTTCTCACTTACGCCGTTACTAATCTCGGGGCCTTCACAATCGTCACTCTGCTTGCTCAAAAGAACGACCGCCGCACCGATGTCGAGGATTATAACGGTATCGGCTTTAAATCACCTGTACTGGCATTTTCGCTATCACTGTTCATGCTCTCGCTCTTTGGCCTGCCGCTGACAGCGGGATTCATGGGCAAGATCCTGGTGTTTCGCCCGGCGCTCGAAGCGGGAAATCCGCTGGTGACGACGCTGGTCGTTGTCGCTGTCATTGGCTCGGCGATCTCTGCCTACTACTATTTACGGCTTATCGTCGTGATGTTCTTCCGTGAGCGAACGACCCAATGGATCGAGCCGAAGATGTCTGCACCGCTTACAGCAGCACTGGTCATCGCGATCCTCGGCGTTTTTTACCTTGGCATCTTCAGCGATGGATTGATCCAGAAATTTGCTAAATCGCCTTCCGGTGCGGTTATCGCGGCTGATAGATAG